The Puntigrus tetrazona isolate hp1 chromosome 3, ASM1883169v1, whole genome shotgun sequence genome contains a region encoding:
- the znf653 gene encoding zinc finger protein 653, whose amino-acid sequence MRNMAAVNTDPKATGEQIKAMLRRCRGRPRLTDADRAQRRLESRKKYDVRRVYLGEAHQVWSELRRRTSLSDAGLAEYLILLNSAYGEKYQQKYGRRKTLPDQCSRKGKRLSATSLQAVVSWYQGHCQSCQHEPELRAVEPAVGLSTSALWQCVAGHSFVQNLPWPAGGESESDAEDGGTEKEEEDGPPERKADVGEGIDTKRRKPQLQDSINDLEDDDHHAELRMTCTSLGDLPGSPAAHGSPPASSRCLSSQAEWEMEVLMDGKASSQDPPRDSDPVKERTDASGTLKKADGGGGLVESYECVVVTAPLTDGQEREDGASRSREDPGEGVRSSGAAPAPSQLFESQDLQAVMGGCELPDQRSTLEGSQLIIITGPSYEALTSEGIQLNVGGGDVEEVTCTLIGDVSYNQMCPSGASSRPARYSDVNLAEKRLSDPGEETHCSKELQRSLSRSKRSRRGPVIEADGMLKMFHCPYEGCSQVYVAISSFQNHVNLVHRKGRTKVCPHPGCGKKFYLSNHLHRHMIIHSGVRDFICETCGKSFKRKNHLEVHRRTHTGETPLQCEICGYQCRQRASLNWHMRKHTSEAHFNYTCEHCGKRFEKLDSVKFHKLKSHPDKQPA is encoded by the exons ATGCGAAACATGGCGGCGGTAAACACAGACCCCAAAGCCACCGGAGAGCAAATCAAAGCCATGCTACGCCGCTGCAGGGGTCGCCCGAGGCTGACAGACGCGGACCGGGCTCAGCGGCGGCTCGAGTCGCGGAAGAAGTACGACGTGCGGCGCGTTTATCTGGGAGAAGCGCATCAGGTCTGGAGCGAGCTGCGCCGGCGCACGAGCCTGAGCGACGCGGGGCTCGCCGAGTACCTGATCCTGCTCAATTCTGCATATGGAGAAAAATACCAGCAGAAATACGGCAG GAGGAAAACCCTTCCTGACCAGTGCAGCAGGAAAG GGAAGAGGCTGTCTGCCACCAGCTTGCAGGCCGTGGTGAGCTGGTATCAGGGTCACTGTCAGTCGTGTCAGCATGAGCCCGAGCTGAGGGCCGTGGAGCCCGCCGTGGGCCTGTCCACCTCGGCGCTGTGGCAGTGCGTGGCGGGTCACTCGTTCGTGCAGAACCTGCCCTGGCCTGCGGGGGGCGAGTCCGAGTCAGACGCGGAGGACGGCGGtacagagaaagaggaggaagacgGGCCTCCAGAGAGGAAAGCTGATGTCGGTGAGGGCATCGACACCAAAAGGAGGAAACCGCAGCTGCAGG ACTCCATCAACGACTTGGAAGACGACGACCATCACGCGGAGCTTCGGATGACGTGTACGTCCCTCGGTGATCTCCCAGGTTCTCCGGCGGCCCACGGCAGTCCTCCGGCCTCCTCCCGCTGTCTGAGCAGCCAGGCCGAGTGGGAGATGGAGGTGCTCATGGACGGGAAAGCCTCGAGTCAGGATCCACCGAGAGACAGCGACCCCGTCAAGGAGCGGACGGACGCTTCCGGAACGCTAAAGAAGGCGGACGGCGGAGGCGGCTTGGTGGAGAGTTACGAATGCGTGGTTGTCACGGCGCCCTTGACGGACGGGCAGGAGAGGGAGGATGGAGCCAGCCGCTCCAGAGAGGACCCGGGGGAAGGCGTCCGGTCGTCAGGGGCCGCCCCAGCGCCGAGCCAGCTGTTTGAGAGTCAGGACCTGCAGGCGGTCATGGGTGGATGCGAGCTGCCCGACCAGCGCTCCACACTGGAGGGGTCTCAG CTGATCATAATCACAGGACCCAGTTACGAGGCTCTGACGTCTGAAGGCATCCAGCTGAACGTGGGAGGCGGTGATGTCGAGGAGGTCACATGTACTCTGATCGGAGACGTGTCGTATAATCAGATGTGTCCGTCAGGAGCCAGCTCTCGTCCGGCGCGGTACAGTGACGTCA ATCTGGCCGAGAAGAGGTTGTCGGATCCCGGGGAAGAAACGCACTGTTCGAAAGAGCTTCAGCGGTCTCTCAGTAG GTCCAAGCGGAGCCGCCGGGGGCCGGTGATCGAGGCGGACGGCATGCTGAAGATGTTTCACTGTCCGTATGAAGGCTGCAGTCAGGTGTATGTGGCCATTAGCAGTTTCCAG AATCATGTGAACCTGGTGCACAGGAAGGGCAGGACCAAAGTCTGTCCTCATCCAGGCTGTGGGAAGAAGTTTTATCTGTCCAACCATCTTCATCGACACATGATCATACACTCAG GTGTGCGAGACTTCATCTGTGAAACATGCGGCAAGTCGTTCAAACGCAAGAATCACTTGGAGGtgcacagacgcacacacacggGAGAAACACCGCTACA ATGTGAGATATGTGGGTATCAGTGTCGACAGCGAGCGTCGCTTAACTGGCACATGAGGAAACACACGTCCGAAGCGCACTTCAACTACACGTGCGAACACTGCGGCAAACGCTTCGAGAAACTCGACAGCGTCAAGTTCCACAAACTCAAGAGCCATCCGGACAAACAGCCCGCCTGA